A single genomic interval of Candidatus Alcyoniella australis harbors:
- a CDS encoding ferritin family protein, producing the protein MTPFEIAINTELEGEALYRQALENAQSSMAREIFSYLIAEEQRHMATIESYVQKLRELGSMPESPAKFGDIDGLKTVFSDALKHVEQALPEDADDMQAIQRAMQFEQRGEQYYQRAAQQAQHENERDFFAILAREEHWHYLVLLDSYEALKDPQAWQEGADKIGLDGA; encoded by the coding sequence ATGACGCCTTTTGAAATTGCGATCAATACCGAGCTCGAGGGCGAGGCGCTCTATCGGCAAGCCTTGGAAAACGCGCAGAGCAGCATGGCGCGGGAGATCTTCTCCTATCTAATCGCGGAGGAGCAGCGTCACATGGCTACCATCGAGAGCTATGTGCAGAAACTGCGCGAGCTCGGAAGCATGCCCGAGTCGCCGGCCAAGTTCGGCGACATCGATGGGCTCAAGACCGTGTTCAGCGACGCGCTCAAGCACGTCGAGCAGGCCCTGCCCGAGGACGCGGACGACATGCAGGCGATCCAGCGCGCAATGCAGTTCGAGCAGCGCGGAGAACAGTACTACCAGCGCGCCGCACAGCAGGCGCAGCACGAGAACGAGCGCGATTTCTTCGCGATCCTGGCGCGCGAGGAGCACTGGCACTACCTGGTGCTGCTCGACTCCTACGAGGCGCTCAAGGATCCGCAAGCCTGGCAGGAGGGGGCCGACAAAATCGGCCTGGACGGGGCCTGA
- a CDS encoding RnfABCDGE type electron transport complex subunit D has translation MSTASKQATGAEPAGKQRSYFKYLKPQMHVVYATSPLALVGVFLFGWRVLALLAFVFVIGIITEGLFTLPKGKPITTACLVSCMLYTLTLPATVPLWIAGVGIVFGLAIGKMAFGGTGMNVFNPALAGRAFIYVSFPQHMTNRWIDPAVGPLGGFQEWISQPLQPDALSTATPLIDISQNVPFDWIKAFIGYTPGSIGETCVPLLVLGVLWLLFVSKSASWRIVLACLIGFIGCNVIFYFSDLLPQSATPLNWLVTGGFLFGAFFMATDPVSAASTKDGQWIYGLLIGALAVVFRGFSNFPEGTMFAILMGNIFAPTFDYLAKERIKHRKARRSSTGGG, from the coding sequence ATGAGCACGGCCTCCAAGCAAGCTACAGGCGCCGAACCCGCGGGCAAGCAGCGCAGCTACTTCAAATACCTCAAACCGCAAATGCACGTGGTCTACGCCACCTCTCCGCTGGCGCTGGTCGGCGTGTTCCTCTTCGGCTGGCGCGTGCTGGCACTGTTGGCGTTCGTCTTCGTGATCGGCATCATCACCGAGGGGCTGTTCACCCTGCCCAAAGGCAAGCCGATCACCACGGCCTGCCTGGTAAGCTGCATGCTCTACACGCTGACCCTACCGGCCACAGTCCCGCTGTGGATCGCCGGCGTGGGAATCGTCTTCGGCCTTGCCATCGGCAAGATGGCCTTCGGCGGGACCGGGATGAACGTGTTCAACCCCGCACTGGCCGGACGCGCGTTCATCTACGTCAGCTTCCCGCAACACATGACCAATCGCTGGATCGACCCGGCCGTCGGCCCGCTGGGCGGATTCCAGGAATGGATCTCGCAGCCGCTGCAGCCCGACGCGCTGAGCACGGCCACGCCCTTGATCGACATCTCGCAAAACGTGCCCTTCGACTGGATCAAGGCCTTTATCGGCTACACGCCGGGCAGCATCGGCGAGACCTGCGTACCGCTGCTGGTGCTCGGGGTGCTGTGGCTGCTGTTCGTATCCAAGAGCGCCAGCTGGCGCATCGTGCTCGCCTGCCTGATCGGCTTTATCGGCTGCAACGTGATCTTCTATTTCTCCGACCTGCTGCCGCAGTCGGCCACGCCGCTGAACTGGCTGGTCACCGGCGGGTTCCTGTTCGGCGCGTTCTTCATGGCCACCGATCCGGTGAGCGCCGCAAGCACCAAGGACGGACAGTGGATCTACGGCCTGCTGATCGGAGCGCTGGCCGTGGTCTTCCGCGGGTTCAGCAACTTCCCCGAGGGCACGATGTTCGCGATCCTGATGGGCAACATCTTCGCCCCGACCTTCGATTACCTGGCCAAGGAACGGATCAAGCACCGCAAGGCCCGTCGCTCCTCGACCGGGGGGGGCTGA
- a CDS encoding multiheme c-type cytochrome codes for MKRVLLIAALTLLTLVSFAPSRAQTPARMTILFTGDCRGWIKPCGCAGGEMAGGLMRRATFIEQQRVQNPQLVVVDLGHNFQGGTRQERIKAQTLLESLRLSGYTTATFGANDFLFGANFLAKYGPAPYVSANVTLRDAPQGLSVPYKLVEMTPRSLMIVGVTGPDVLYSGEQGSLSISDPLQAVREQLAAADAMSPRPVVLVLAAVKPDDAKRIFELPGVDLLVRSYAGGAAGADNPTYTVVGKRAWAEAADQGRLVGRFELSLAPDGALEQVSVDYTPLGDKLADHPEHKKFYEAYLDEVKKIFIEAAQQAQLHEQQSPFAGSESCMNCHSADFDKWTQTQHALAMQSLAEAGQDFDPECVVCHSVGYGTPGGFVSMDFTPGLGNVGCEVCHGARKAHTADPTIKGVPADVNTCLRCHTTLRDPQFEFGKRWQTIKHGKGQAD; via the coding sequence ATGAAACGCGTGCTGTTGATCGCTGCGTTGACGCTGCTGACGCTGGTGTCCTTCGCACCGTCGCGGGCCCAAACCCCGGCGCGGATGACGATCCTGTTCACCGGCGACTGCCGCGGTTGGATCAAGCCCTGCGGCTGCGCAGGCGGTGAGATGGCCGGCGGCCTGATGCGCCGAGCCACGTTCATCGAGCAGCAGCGCGTCCAAAATCCCCAACTGGTGGTCGTGGACCTGGGGCACAATTTCCAGGGCGGCACGCGCCAGGAGCGGATCAAGGCCCAGACCCTGCTCGAATCGCTGCGCCTCAGCGGCTATACCACCGCCACCTTCGGCGCGAACGACTTTTTATTCGGCGCGAACTTCCTGGCAAAGTACGGGCCAGCGCCCTACGTCTCGGCCAACGTCACGCTGCGCGACGCCCCGCAGGGGCTGAGCGTGCCCTACAAGCTGGTGGAGATGACGCCGCGTTCGCTGATGATAGTCGGCGTGACCGGACCCGACGTGCTGTACTCGGGCGAACAGGGCTCGCTGAGCATCTCCGATCCGCTGCAGGCCGTGCGCGAACAGCTGGCCGCGGCCGATGCGATGAGCCCGCGGCCGGTGGTGCTGGTGCTCGCCGCGGTCAAGCCCGACGACGCCAAACGCATATTTGAACTGCCCGGCGTGGACCTGCTGGTGCGCTCCTACGCCGGAGGAGCGGCCGGGGCCGACAATCCCACGTACACGGTGGTCGGCAAGCGCGCCTGGGCCGAGGCCGCGGATCAAGGCCGGCTGGTCGGCCGCTTCGAGCTCTCGCTGGCGCCGGACGGCGCGTTGGAGCAGGTGAGCGTCGATTACACGCCCCTTGGCGATAAGCTCGCCGACCATCCCGAACATAAGAAATTCTACGAAGCCTACCTGGACGAGGTTAAAAAGATCTTTATCGAGGCTGCCCAGCAGGCTCAGCTCCACGAGCAGCAAAGCCCGTTTGCCGGTTCCGAGAGCTGTATGAATTGCCACTCGGCGGACTTCGACAAGTGGACCCAGACTCAGCACGCCCTGGCGATGCAGAGCTTGGCCGAGGCGGGCCAGGATTTCGACCCCGAGTGCGTGGTCTGCCACAGCGTGGGCTACGGCACGCCCGGCGGCTTCGTCTCGATGGACTTCACTCCGGGATTGGGCAACGTGGGCTGCGAGGTCTGCCACGGCGCGCGCAAGGCGCACACGGCCGATCCGACGATCAAGGGCGTGCCCGCGGACGTCAATACCTGCCTGCGCTGTCACACCACGTTGCGCGATCCGCAGTTCGAGTTTGGCAAGCGCTGGCAGACCATCAAGCACGGTAAGGGCCAAGCCGACTGA
- a CDS encoding ferritin family protein, with amino-acid sequence MDNQNMGFKSAREVLEYAIKREQFAHDFYEQHRDKLADLAARQMLRELAQQEIEHKRRLQQVLDDRRYAGGLAQRPQRQDLGIARYLTYDELAADATTQDVMIAAIKFEEGSARFYDALKAMFEGHQLAELFDWLVNEEQGHKLRLERLYDEHILTDN; translated from the coding sequence ATGGACAATCAGAACATGGGATTTAAAAGCGCGCGCGAGGTTCTGGAGTACGCGATCAAGCGCGAACAGTTTGCCCACGATTTCTACGAGCAGCACCGCGACAAGCTCGCGGACCTGGCCGCGCGCCAAATGCTGCGCGAACTTGCCCAGCAGGAGATCGAGCACAAACGGCGGCTGCAGCAGGTGCTCGACGATCGCCGCTACGCCGGCGGACTGGCCCAACGTCCTCAGCGGCAGGATCTGGGCATCGCCCGCTACCTGACCTACGACGAGCTGGCCGCGGACGCCACGACCCAGGACGTGATGATCGCGGCGATCAAGTTCGAGGAGGGCTCGGCGCGTTTTTACGACGCGCTCAAGGCAATGTTCGAGGGGCACCAGCTGGCCGAGCTGTTCGATTGGCTGGTCAACGAGGAGCAGGGGCACAAGCTTCGGCTCGAACGCCTCTACGACGAGCACATACTTACTGATAACTAG
- a CDS encoding ferritin family protein, whose amino-acid sequence MSRQIAKGLTSLEILGVAVKAEHDAARFYTKFADRVRNPMTKSKFKTLASQERGHEKLLLQQYRRASGEDRPPVPDKYQPEIDFKVFDELETKELLKIAIRMEKDARQLYSEAAARSVDPSARTMLEYLADFEHGHQRQLESELRFITRDPDLYDKEAILIHVGP is encoded by the coding sequence ATGAGCAGACAGATCGCCAAGGGGCTGACCAGCCTGGAGATCCTGGGCGTTGCGGTCAAGGCTGAGCACGACGCGGCGAGGTTCTATACCAAGTTCGCCGACCGGGTGCGCAATCCGATGACCAAGAGCAAGTTTAAGACGCTGGCTTCCCAGGAGCGCGGTCACGAGAAGCTGCTGTTGCAGCAGTACCGGCGCGCCAGCGGCGAGGATCGCCCGCCGGTTCCGGACAAGTATCAACCCGAGATCGACTTCAAAGTCTTCGATGAGCTGGAAACCAAAGAGCTGCTGAAAATCGCCATCAGGATGGAGAAAGACGCCCGGCAGCTCTACTCCGAGGCGGCGGCGCGCAGCGTCGATCCCTCGGCTCGCACCATGCTCGAGTATTTGGCCGATTTCGAGCACGGGCACCAACGTCAACTCGAGTCCGAGCTGCGCTTCATCACGCGCGACCCGGACCTGTACGACAAGGAAGCGATCCTGATCCACGTCGGACCATAA
- a CDS encoding ferritin family protein, which yields MTTQIEAIVIARQAEDRAAHFYADAALGCADPRGKDLFEQLARYESTHRDKLDEMIESLQGGNGYPEYGDEPQRINIDEAGADRVSESGDVLDIISQAIQAERNAAQSYRELAASTDDPAGRQVFERLIQEELLHERVLNDQFYALTNEGFWAWGE from the coding sequence ATGACTACGCAGATCGAGGCGATCGTAATCGCGCGGCAGGCCGAGGACCGCGCAGCGCACTTTTACGCAGACGCGGCCCTGGGCTGCGCTGATCCGCGGGGCAAGGACCTGTTCGAGCAGCTGGCGCGCTACGAGTCGACGCACCGCGACAAGCTCGACGAGATGATCGAGTCGCTTCAGGGCGGTAACGGCTATCCCGAATACGGCGACGAGCCGCAGCGGATCAACATCGACGAGGCCGGCGCGGATCGGGTTTCCGAGAGCGGCGATGTGCTCGATATCATCTCGCAGGCGATCCAGGCCGAGCGCAACGCGGCCCAGAGTTACCGCGAGCTGGCCGCTTCCACCGACGATCCGGCGGGCAGGCAAGTCTTCGAGCGTCTGATCCAGGAGGAGCTACTGCACGAGCGCGTGCTTAACGACCAGTTCTACGCCTTGACCAACGAGGGGTTTTGGGCCTGGGGAGAATAA
- a CDS encoding flavodoxin domain-containing protein, with the protein MAKLLIVYQSRTGNTQRIAEVLAEAAKAKGIEAEVKRGRDTEVADLEAADAVALGGATYHHDLIPSMKEFLFKVEAAKLEGKPGLAFGSFGWSADAIEIIQETLIYLFKMDVVEPLKVNAWKEEEGMAQVGRVIDALAAKL; encoded by the coding sequence ATGGCCAAGCTGCTGATCGTCTACCAGAGTCGCACCGGCAACACTCAACGCATCGCCGAGGTCCTGGCCGAGGCCGCAAAAGCCAAGGGAATCGAGGCGGAGGTCAAGCGCGGTCGCGATACCGAGGTTGCCGATCTCGAGGCGGCCGACGCCGTGGCCCTGGGCGGAGCCACCTACCACCACGATCTGATCCCCTCGATGAAGGAGTTCCTGTTCAAGGTCGAGGCTGCCAAGCTCGAGGGCAAGCCGGGGCTGGCCTTCGGTTCGTTCGGCTGGAGTGCCGACGCCATCGAGATTATCCAGGAGACCCTGATCTACCTGTTCAAGATGGACGTTGTCGAGCCGCTGAAGGTCAACGCCTGGAAAGAGGAAGAGGGCATGGCGCAGGTCGGTCGCGTGATCGACGCACTGGCCGCCAAGCTCTAG
- a CDS encoding Crp/Fnr family transcriptional regulator, giving the protein MKFDTIEALKNIFIFSGMSAEQLESIAHSAALDEFKRGDQIYWEQEPPEALHILVQGKVKLVKQGREGNETIVGMVGQGETFGELAVLDGRPYDATALAMEPSTVLRLPRAEFISMLRSQPQIQGEIVLELVRRLRSCQEMLRSISSEQVEQRIARLLLKLAAQLGEQRSEQIRIGLHITRQEIANMVGTTVETTIRVLSRFTKRGLIETRSRIIYINDLKQLGEIAQQEDEL; this is encoded by the coding sequence TTGAAGTTCGATACCATCGAAGCGCTCAAAAATATCTTCATATTTTCGGGAATGTCCGCCGAACAGCTCGAGTCGATCGCGCACAGCGCCGCGTTGGATGAGTTCAAGCGCGGCGACCAGATCTACTGGGAGCAGGAGCCGCCCGAGGCGTTGCATATCCTGGTCCAGGGCAAGGTCAAGCTGGTTAAGCAGGGGCGCGAGGGCAACGAGACCATCGTGGGCATGGTGGGCCAGGGCGAGACCTTCGGCGAGCTGGCCGTGCTCGACGGCCGTCCGTACGACGCCACGGCTCTGGCGATGGAGCCCTCGACAGTGCTGCGTTTGCCGCGCGCGGAGTTCATCAGCATGCTGCGCAGTCAACCGCAGATACAAGGCGAGATCGTGCTCGAGCTGGTGCGCCGTTTGCGCTCGTGCCAGGAGATGCTGCGCAGCATTTCCAGCGAACAGGTCGAGCAGCGCATTGCCCGGCTGCTGCTCAAGCTGGCCGCGCAGCTAGGCGAGCAGCGCAGCGAACAGATCCGCATCGGGTTGCACATCACGCGCCAGGAGATCGCCAACATGGTCGGCACCACGGTCGAGACCACGATCCGGGTGCTCTCGCGCTTCACCAAGCGCGGGCTGATCGAGACCCGCAGCCGGATTATCTACATCAACGACCTTAAGCAGTTGGGCGAAATAGCGCAGCAGGAGGACGAGCTGTGA
- a CDS encoding ferritin family protein, giving the protein MSPELLDPKQIIAAAINREQLSARNYETMLQIVRNPQSQKIINRLRNEELRHKRLLTQALSSGELERIGKPQVSGKLPKPEQLGDESVDSGSSPREVLQFALMHEQRAVEYYARYVDIFQGTAIGELFVRLKREEEGHREQLELMLSKLR; this is encoded by the coding sequence GTGAGCCCCGAGCTGCTCGATCCCAAGCAGATTATCGCCGCGGCGATCAACCGCGAACAGCTCTCGGCCCGCAACTACGAGACGATGCTCCAGATCGTGCGCAATCCCCAATCGCAGAAGATCATCAATCGACTGCGCAACGAGGAACTGCGCCACAAGCGGCTGCTGACCCAGGCCCTGAGCTCGGGCGAGCTGGAACGCATCGGCAAGCCGCAGGTCAGCGGCAAGCTTCCCAAGCCCGAGCAGCTCGGCGACGAATCGGTCGATTCGGGCTCGAGCCCGCGCGAGGTCTTGCAGTTCGCCCTGATGCACGAGCAACGCGCGGTGGAATACTACGCGCGCTACGTTGATATTTTCCAGGGAACGGCCATCGGCGAGCTGTTCGTCAGGCTCAAGCGCGAGGAGGAAGGCCACCGCGAGCAGCTTGAGTTGATGCTCAGCAAGTTGCGCTGA